The region GTTTCCGCAACTCCTGCCGCAGCACCGGAGCCAGCGCCTCGACGTAGGTCTCGGCCAGGTGGCTCTCGTCGCGGTAGACGAAGGTGTCGCCCACGGCCACGGGGCACCCGCCCGACCGGGGGCACAGCCACGGCTTCGGATCGACCACGGCGGCACCGGCGCGGCGGGCGCCCTGCCGGTTGGCCTCCCGGCGGGTGGGATCCTTGACGGCGTCGCGCTGGTCCGGCTCGCAGCCCCGCAGCCGCAGGGGTCGGCTCGCCGCGCACTCGACGGGATCGTCCTTCGGCCATGGGTTGTCGAGCAGTACGGCCACATGGTCCGCGGCGCGGGCCAGTTGCCGGTAGACGCGTTCGTATCCCGCGGCCCACTCCCGCAGCGGGTCCCGCAGGGGCCGCACCGATGTGCCCGCTTCGGAGGAGGAGGCCACGACCAGCATCGGGTGCAGCCGCTCGATCCGCTTCAGCGCCTCCTTGCGCCAGGTGTCGCACGCCTCGTACGGCCGGTGGCCGTTGACGATGGTGATGTCGGCGGTTTTGCAGGACGACTTGGTCAGCGACACCAGCTTCCAGCCGTACCGGCGGCTCAGCTTCTCCAGCGCCGGGAACCACTGCGCGGCGTGGGAGTCCCCATAGAGGACGACGACCTTGTCGGAGGTCCGGTCCCCGTACACGCAGTCGGGCGACCGGGTGGCGGTGTAGTTCACGTGGCAGCCGTCGCGGTAGACGGCCGACCGCTTCTTCTTGATGTCGGTGAGCGGCGGTGTCAGGTTGCGTGGCAGCCCGGTGGCGGCCGTGGCGATGAGGCCGGTGAGCCGGTACCGCGGGTCCTGTGCGGTGGTGAGGGCCTCGTTCAGCCCGGGAGCGCGGACGGCGGAGCTGATCGGCGGCGGGAAGGACGCCGCGACGAGGGCGGCGGACACGACGGTGGCGGACAGGCAGAGGCCGAAGGCCACCGCGGCCGTGGGCTTTCGGCGCAGCGGGCCACGGAACCGGACCGGGTTCTCCACCAGGTGCAGGCTCACCCGTGCCAGCAGCAGGGCAACGGCGCACAGCGCGAGGTTCAGCCAGGTCCCGGCGGGCCGTCCCAGCGCCGTGGGGCCGATCATCAGCAGCGGCCAGTGCCACAGATACCAGCCGTACGACAGGTCGCCCACCCATGCCGCGGGGCGCACGGCGAGCAGCCGGGAGGCGGCGGACGGAGACGTGCGGCACCCGCCCGCGATCACCAGGGCCGCGCCCAGCACGGGCAGCAGCGCGAAGTGTCCGGGGAACGGGGTGTCGTCGTCGTACAGCACCGCCGACGCGGCGATGCCGGACAGCCCCAGCCAGGTGCCAGCGGCGGACACGCCGCGGGGAAGCCGTGCCGGCGCCCCGGCGCCGAAGGCCAGCAGGCTTCCGGCGCCCAGTTCCCACAGCCGTGTGTGCGGGCCGAAGTACGCCCATGAGGGCGAGGTCTCGGCCACCTGGACACCCTGGACGTACGACACCAGGCACAGGGCACCCAGCGGCAGCGCCCGCAGCGCCGGTCGCCGGATGAGTTTCCAGCTTGCGAGCAGGAGGACGGGCCACAGGAGGTAGAACTGCTCCTCCACGGACAGCGACCAGAAGTGCTGGAAGGGCGACGGCGCGGTGTCCTCGTTCAGATAGTCGGCGCCCGAGACCGCCAGGTCGATGTTCATGACGTACAGGGCGCCGGCCAGCGCGTCGTGCATGAACTCGGTGTAGCGGATCTTCGAGGCGAAGAGCCGGCAGCCCGCCATGGTGACCAGCGCGACCAGGGTCGCGAGCGGGAGGATGCGCACCGCGCGCCGGGCGTAGAAGCGCCGCAGGGAGAGCGATCCGGTGTGCTCGGCCTCCTTGAGCAGGCCC is a window of Streptomyces violaceusniger Tu 4113 DNA encoding:
- a CDS encoding acyltransferase family protein, with protein sequence MTHTPTAARPQRDTAPGHRVTGLAQRLCGHHVSRSGGRTPKAALRRDIQGLRGLAVTLVVLAHAGVPYAPGGYAGVDVFFVISGFLITAGLLKEAEHTGSLSLRRFYARRAVRILPLATLVALVTMAGCRLFASKIRYTEFMHDALAGALYVMNIDLAVSGADYLNEDTAPSPFQHFWSLSVEEQFYLLWPVLLLASWKLIRRPALRALPLGALCLVSYVQGVQVAETSPSWAYFGPHTRLWELGAGSLLAFGAGAPARLPRGVSAAGTWLGLSGIAASAVLYDDDTPFPGHFALLPVLGAALVIAGGCRTSPSAASRLLAVRPAAWVGDLSYGWYLWHWPLLMIGPTALGRPAGTWLNLALCAVALLLARVSLHLVENPVRFRGPLRRKPTAAVAFGLCLSATVVSAALVAASFPPPISSAVRAPGLNEALTTAQDPRYRLTGLIATAATGLPRNLTPPLTDIKKKRSAVYRDGCHVNYTATRSPDCVYGDRTSDKVVVLYGDSHAAQWFPALEKLSRRYGWKLVSLTKSSCKTADITIVNGHRPYEACDTWRKEALKRIERLHPMLVVASSSEAGTSVRPLRDPLREWAAGYERVYRQLARAADHVAVLLDNPWPKDDPVECAASRPLRLRGCEPDQRDAVKDPTRREANRQGARRAGAAVVDPKPWLCPRSGGCPVAVGDTFVYRDESHLAETYVEALAPVLRQELRKPGLTGD